A portion of the Syntrophaceae bacterium genome contains these proteins:
- a CDS encoding prepilin-type N-terminal cleavage/methylation domain-containing protein: MENGRSVISSRNGFTLVELVLALIFFAIVTAIALPSFRGYIENTKLKAAARQIMSDIAETQQRAKAENAQYRITLSLDPANTYTVERVTAPAATQNRTLAEHGGGIRITASTFTANQVNFLARGLLSEDNRTITLRNSRNSTAQITSNLAGRTHVQYTMQ; the protein is encoded by the coding sequence ATGGAAAACGGCCGGAGTGTGATCTCCAGCAGGAACGGCTTCACTCTCGTCGAGCTGGTGCTCGCGCTGATCTTTTTCGCCATCGTGACGGCCATCGCACTGCCCTCCTTCCGGGGGTACATCGAAAACACGAAGCTCAAGGCCGCCGCCCGACAGATCATGTCGGACATCGCCGAGACGCAGCAACGCGCCAAGGCGGAAAACGCGCAGTACCGGATCACCCTGAGCCTCGATCCGGCGAACACGTACACCGTGGAACGCGTGACGGCCCCGGCTGCGACGCAGAACCGGACCCTGGCGGAACACGGGGGCGGCATTCGGATCACGGCATCCACGTTCACCGCAAACCAGGTGAATTTCCTCGCGCGCGGACTCCTGAGCGAGGACAACAGGACCATCACGCTGAGAAACAGCCGCAACTCGACGGCGCAAATCACCTCGAACCTGGCAGGCAGGACTCATGTCCAGTACACCATGCAGTGA
- a CDS encoding prepilin-type N-terminal cleavage/methylation domain-containing protein: MTKTITVNRGFTLVECIIAVAVGMAILAAVYTAVWSGQRSATGIDRKVTTGQDARAALEVMAMELRMASYNPNYSTVTNPWTDISSCNAGDAGRRGIQNAAANTIQIQMDLNGNGSCGDVANEIIVYALDTANQRITRQTWTCSGAPATPGAQSFLGGAAGEVKTVRVVNGDTGTPLLRYFNSAGTDITASLPGAIGQIRRIEITLVVDSEDTDPSLGGQRRRMIYSTGVVPRNHGIVY, translated from the coding sequence ATGACGAAGACGATCACCGTCAATCGCGGGTTCACGCTCGTCGAGTGCATCATCGCCGTCGCAGTGGGCATGGCGATCCTCGCAGCCGTCTACACGGCCGTGTGGTCGGGGCAGCGCTCCGCCACGGGCATCGACCGGAAGGTCACGACGGGTCAGGACGCGAGGGCGGCCCTGGAGGTGATGGCCATGGAGCTGCGCATGGCCTCCTACAACCCCAATTACTCCACCGTGACCAACCCCTGGACGGACATCTCAAGCTGCAACGCGGGCGACGCGGGGCGGCGCGGAATCCAGAACGCGGCGGCCAACACGATCCAGATCCAGATGGACCTCAACGGGAACGGCTCCTGCGGGGATGTGGCAAACGAGATCATCGTGTACGCCCTCGACACGGCGAACCAGCGCATCACGAGGCAGACCTGGACCTGTTCGGGCGCCCCCGCAACGCCGGGCGCCCAGTCCTTTCTCGGGGGGGCGGCCGGGGAGGTGAAGACGGTCCGGGTGGTCAACGGCGACACGGGGACCCCGCTGCTGCGGTACTTCAACAGCGCGGGCACGGACATCACGGCCAGCCTGCCCGGCGCGATCGGCCAGATCCGGCGGATCGAGATCACTCTCGTCGTGGACAGCGAGGACACCGATCCCTCCCTTGGCGGCCAGCGGCGCAGGATGATCTACTCGACCGGTGTGGTTCCCCGGAACCACGGCATCGTGTACTGA
- a CDS encoding NAD(P)-dependent alcohol dehydrogenase, with product MLSRHDTAAVPIRAAVLRRRGGPLTLEALEMEGPREDEVLVRIVATGICHTDIRYVDDWHEDADGPLVLGHEGAGVVERVGDGVKGFQRGDHVVLSYQSCGHCEACSREHPADCESLADLNFGFHRADGSNALRRSGVRGHFFGQSSFSTHALATERNLVKVPKTLPLEILAPLGCGMQTGAGTVMNSLKVPAGASIAVFGTGAVGLAAVMAARIAGAHPIIGVDRVPARLKLARELGATDVIDTRREGVTDRIRAITGSGVDYVVETSGNQRLYRLAVVLLNPGGTAAYLAGVEGPDPLPGGRRALSVIQGDAVPQVFIPKLIDLHLKRLFPFERLQRHYEFRQINRAIADARCGRTVKPVLVFGAP from the coding sequence ATGCTTAGCAGACACGACACAGCCGCCGTGCCGATCCGTGCCGCCGTCCTTCGGAGAAGAGGGGGGCCGCTGACGCTCGAAGCCCTCGAGATGGAAGGGCCGCGGGAGGATGAAGTCCTCGTGCGCATCGTCGCAACCGGCATCTGCCACACCGACATCCGCTATGTCGATGACTGGCACGAGGATGCCGACGGGCCGCTCGTGCTGGGCCATGAGGGCGCAGGCGTCGTGGAGCGTGTCGGGGACGGGGTCAAGGGCTTTCAACGCGGCGATCACGTCGTCCTGTCCTACCAGTCCTGCGGGCACTGCGAGGCCTGCAGCCGTGAGCACCCGGCGGACTGCGAGTCCCTGGCCGATCTGAACTTCGGGTTCCACCGGGCCGACGGCAGCAACGCCCTGCGCCGCAGCGGCGTGCGGGGGCACTTCTTCGGCCAGTCCTCGTTTTCGACGCACGCGCTGGCGACGGAGCGCAACCTCGTCAAGGTCCCGAAGACGCTGCCGCTGGAAATCCTGGCGCCCCTGGGCTGCGGCATGCAGACCGGGGCCGGCACGGTGATGAATTCCCTGAAGGTCCCCGCGGGGGCGAGCATCGCCGTCTTCGGCACGGGGGCCGTGGGCCTGGCGGCCGTCATGGCGGCGCGCATCGCCGGGGCGCACCCCATCATCGGGGTCGACAGGGTCCCGGCCCGGCTCAAGCTGGCCCGGGAGCTCGGGGCGACCGACGTGATCGACACCCGCCGCGAGGGCGTGACCGACCGCATCCGGGCGATCACCGGAAGCGGGGTCGACTACGTGGTGGAAACCTCCGGCAACCAGAGGCTCTACCGGCTTGCCGTCGTCCTGCTGAACCCGGGCGGCACGGCAGCCTACCTGGCGGGGGTGGAGGGGCCCGACCCCCTGCCCGGGGGCCGCAGGGCGTTGAGCGTCATCCAGGGTGACGCCGTCCCGCAGGTCTTCATCCCCAAGCTCATCGATCTGCACCTCAAGAGGCTCTTCCCCTTCGAGCGTCTCCAGCGGCACTACGAGTTCCGCCAGATCAACCGGGCGATCGCCGATGCGCGGTGCGGGCGGACGGTCAAGCCCGTACTGGTGTTCGGCGCACCGTAG
- a CDS encoding carboxypeptidase regulatory-like domain-containing protein, which translates to MSRKSIVFCLTLTFVLFAVGGAFAATLSGTVTTSKKESQMSLPKDVPLAGAQVIIGKDLQLDVGASGADTVRGKVAAKALTDDKGKFTANVPNGKYTVIVWKTRYTPATYTVTVPKTDFNGHISIQNERILHTSLSFR; encoded by the coding sequence ATGTCTCGCAAATCGATCGTTTTCTGTTTAACCCTCACCTTTGTCCTGTTCGCAGTCGGCGGCGCCTTTGCCGCAACGCTGAGCGGCACCGTCACCACGAGCAAGAAGGAGAGCCAGATGTCCCTGCCGAAGGATGTCCCCCTGGCCGGTGCGCAGGTCATCATCGGGAAGGACCTGCAGCTCGATGTCGGCGCCTCCGGCGCGGACACCGTCCGGGGCAAGGTGGCCGCCAAGGCGCTGACCGACGACAAGGGGAAGTTCACCGCCAATGTGCCGAACGGAAAGTACACCGTGATCGTGTGGAAGACCCGGTACACGCCTGCCACCTACACCGTCACCGTGCCGAAGACGGACTTCAATGGGCACATCAGCATCCAGAACGAGCGGATTCTCCACACGAGCCTGTCGTTCCGGTAG